In Bacillus sp. DX3.1, the following proteins share a genomic window:
- a CDS encoding MerR family DNA-binding transcriptional regulator, with protein MKNTYTPKQIANKLKVSTTTLRRYEEQSLIPDVPRTTSNHRYYKPIHFQAFITIRSLLNGYDIPVVYDVMRKIKNGDIENALWLVNNQQYNIQVEKHRIEEILTMITSADFTKYKNVKITDYMSIGKVAEIAGVNTSAIRHWEKEGLIHSERNKENGYRIFTVLELRKILVISSLRKTIYYIENMKELLNDLDTQSYTKVERSFQLALQNLNNQLTMQFKGITELMQYIDFH; from the coding sequence ATGAAAAATACATATACGCCTAAACAAATTGCTAATAAATTGAAAGTAAGTACGACCACTTTAAGGAGATATGAAGAACAAAGCTTAATTCCTGATGTACCAAGAACAACAAGTAATCATAGATACTATAAGCCAATCCATTTTCAAGCCTTTATTACTATTCGATCATTATTGAATGGATATGATATACCCGTTGTTTATGATGTAATGAGAAAAATTAAGAATGGAGACATTGAAAATGCACTTTGGTTAGTGAATAATCAACAATACAACATCCAAGTAGAAAAACATAGAATTGAAGAAATACTGACCATGATAACAAGTGCTGATTTTACTAAATATAAAAATGTTAAAATAACTGATTATATGAGCATTGGAAAAGTAGCAGAAATTGCTGGAGTAAATACTTCTGCAATTCGACATTGGGAAAAAGAGGGGTTAATTCACTCAGAAAGAAATAAAGAAAATGGATATAGAATTTTTACTGTACTTGAATTGAGAAAAATATTAGTCATTAGTAGTTTAAGAAAGACAATATATTATATTGAAAATATGAAAGAACTTTTAAATGACTTAGACACACAAAGTTACACAAAAGTAGAGCGATCGTTCCAGCTTGCACTACAAAATTTAAACAATCAACTAACTATGCAATTTAAAGGAATAACTGAACTAATGCAATATATAGATTTTCACTAA
- a CDS encoding alpha/beta hydrolase yields MKKIVKLNDGSELEVGLIGNANSKVIMLPIAKKSVYGQEAENLKLWGVDPELGKRFIEGLSDKFQVLYFDYEGHLFENPNPDNLTPENIAKDLLLIADKMNVGNFSYYGYSWLALVGLQLAIRTNRLESLIMGGYPPYEGPYKEMMIVTNKTYEQALNNQNISEYQQEKNTNPEEIDWDNIQVKIDPTQTKQFVTMYKNLIDFDDKKIQNRLNIPKLAFAGEKDTIVYGENFGSVTVDIVGLLQKNEKELEHLGWDVEILKGNNMNHTKAMQPITVLPLIKPWFIDNLLS; encoded by the coding sequence TTGAAAAAAATCGTAAAATTAAATGATGGTTCAGAATTGGAAGTTGGTTTAATTGGAAATGCCAATAGTAAAGTAATCATGTTGCCAATAGCCAAAAAATCCGTTTATGGTCAAGAAGCCGAAAACTTGAAATTATGGGGCGTAGATCCTGAATTAGGAAAAAGATTTATCGAAGGACTTTCCGACAAGTTTCAGGTTTTGTACTTTGATTATGAAGGACATCTTTTTGAAAATCCAAACCCTGATAATCTCACACCTGAGAATATTGCAAAAGATTTATTATTGATAGCTGATAAAATGAATGTTGGAAATTTTAGTTATTATGGTTATTCATGGCTGGCTCTAGTTGGATTACAATTGGCAATCAGAACGAATAGACTAGAAAGTTTAATTATGGGAGGGTATCCACCATATGAAGGACCCTATAAAGAAATGATGATAGTAACCAATAAGACATACGAGCAAGCGTTGAATAATCAAAATATATCTGAATATCAACAAGAAAAAAATACTAATCCTGAAGAAATTGATTGGGATAACATACAAGTAAAAATTGATCCAACTCAAACGAAACAATTTGTTACTATGTATAAAAACTTAATAGATTTTGATGATAAAAAAATTCAAAATAGATTGAATATCCCTAAACTAGCTTTTGCAGGAGAAAAAGATACAATCGTTTATGGTGAAAACTTTGGAAGCGTGACTGTTGATATAGTCGGTTTATTACAAAAAAATGAAAAAGAATTAGAACACTTAGGTTGGGATGTAGAAATTTTAAAGGGAAATAACATGAATCATACAAAAGCAATGCAACCTATTACTGTTCTACCTTTGATAAAACCTTGGTTTATTGATAATCTATTGTCATAG
- a CDS encoding alpha/beta hydrolase encodes MSECLIRTVKINYEVFGSGKPIIMIHGFSPDSRLMIGCMEPIFKEREGFKRIYLDLPGMGKTKNYQSIKNSNDMLEIVIDFIEAIIPNQSFLVVGESYGSYLARGIIAKNKEKIAGAAFICPMIIPEMGKRNLPEHLIIYKDESFLEKLNKEERDAFRSNSVVLNEYTWQRYKNEILIGCEIADEKLLSKIKEEYGFTFEIDNMLFESPSVFLLGKQDSVVGYKDAFELLDKYPRATFAVLDKAGHNLQIEQQALFNSLINEWLDRVTENK; translated from the coding sequence ATGTCAGAGTGCTTAATAAGGACTGTAAAAATTAATTATGAAGTGTTTGGTTCAGGGAAGCCCATCATTATGATCCATGGCTTCTCTCCTGATTCAAGATTAATGATAGGTTGTATGGAACCAATTTTTAAAGAACGAGAAGGATTTAAAAGAATTTATCTTGATCTTCCAGGTATGGGGAAAACAAAAAATTATCAAAGTATTAAAAACTCTAATGACATGTTAGAAATTGTTATCGATTTTATTGAAGCAATTATACCAAACCAATCTTTTTTAGTTGTCGGTGAATCATATGGCAGCTATTTAGCACGAGGCATTATTGCAAAAAATAAAGAAAAGATAGCTGGTGCTGCTTTTATTTGTCCAATGATTATCCCTGAGATGGGTAAAAGAAACCTTCCTGAACATTTAATTATTTATAAAGATGAAAGTTTTTTAGAGAAGCTAAATAAAGAAGAAAGGGATGCTTTCCGTTCTAATTCGGTAGTACTTAATGAATATACTTGGCAACGTTATAAAAATGAAATTTTAATTGGCTGTGAAATAGCTGATGAAAAATTGTTATCCAAAATTAAAGAGGAATATGGTTTTACTTTTGAAATAGATAATATGTTATTTGAATCCCCAAGTGTTTTTCTTTTAGGAAAACAAGATTCTGTTGTAGGATATAAGGATGCTTTTGAGTTACTAGATAAATATCCCCGAGCTACATTTGCAGTTTTGGACAAGGCCGGACATAATTTACAAATTGAACAACAAGCATTATTTAATTCTTTAATAAACGAATGGTTAGATAGGGTTACAGAAAATAAATAA
- a CDS encoding glycosyltransferase, translating to MDKDDCFVGIDSEQHVKFSIIIPAHNEEKYIGRCLDSIVAASTPYKDQVEVIVVLNRCNDGTEEIAKSYHCVTLQNENKNLSKIRNAGAEVARGEIIVTIDADSWMSGNMLSEIEQHLITGKYIGGGVSGKYERVSLGIIVSGLLLIIPLIFKYGLVSVGMFWCYKKDFDAIGGFNENMLMAEDAEFAMRLKKHGKTCGKRFATIKKAYMTTSCRKFDEHGDWTLLKRPQIIFAYLKGTNTKYADELYYEKEKEKL from the coding sequence ATGGACAAAGACGATTGTTTTGTCGGAATAGACAGCGAACAGCATGTTAAGTTTTCTATTATCATCCCTGCACATAATGAAGAAAAGTATATTGGTAGGTGCCTAGATTCAATTGTAGCTGCATCAACACCGTATAAAGATCAAGTGGAAGTCATTGTTGTACTAAATCGCTGTAATGACGGTACGGAAGAAATCGCAAAATCGTATCATTGTGTAACACTGCAAAATGAGAATAAAAACCTTTCAAAAATCAGAAATGCTGGAGCGGAAGTAGCCAGAGGGGAAATTATTGTTACAATAGATGCTGATAGTTGGATGAGTGGCAATATGTTGAGTGAAATAGAACAGCACTTGATAACAGGAAAGTACATTGGTGGTGGAGTTAGTGGAAAATATGAACGTGTTTCGTTAGGAATCATTGTATCAGGATTACTATTAATTATCCCGCTTATTTTTAAATATGGCCTAGTATCAGTCGGGATGTTTTGGTGCTATAAAAAAGACTTTGATGCAATCGGCGGATTTAACGAAAATATGTTAATGGCTGAAGACGCTGAGTTTGCAATGCGGTTAAAAAAGCATGGCAAAACATGTGGTAAAAGGTTTGCCACTATAAAGAAAGCGTATATGACAACTTCTTGTAGAAAATTTGATGAACATGGAGATTGGACATTACTAAAGAGACCACAAATCATTTTTGCATACTTGAAAGGAACAAATACGAAATATGCAGACGAGTTATATTATGAAAAAGAAAAAGAAAAATTATAA
- a CDS encoding D-alanyl-D-alanine carboxypeptidase family protein: MHFFKKTMILLISFLITAIIVFYFYSYVNGPTIKAQSAILIDAASGEIIYKKNEDIPLPSVSLSKMMTEYIVLEHIHEGTIKWDDRVKISKNALHTAGENIDITTKDRITVRDLFHAMILASDNIAAVSLAEHISKNEQRFTGLMNEKAKQLQLSSDSYFINATGLTNEQNKESKMTALDASKLAQHVIKDYPFILEMTQLTSYKFTFKDIHVFNTNKMLYSLDKKVKFKGVEGLQTSFTNAAGYSFTGTAKQGNKRLISVVMGTSGEDSMFIETKKLFTYGFKPSQNSSLQSLKNFAESWTCLLQFKNLFLQIVTFLVIILGLLFLHTRMKNTEDF; this comes from the coding sequence ATGCACTTTTTCAAGAAAACAATGATTCTTCTCATATCTTTTCTTATCACAGCCATTATTGTTTTTTATTTTTATTCCTATGTAAACGGACCTACAATTAAGGCACAATCAGCTATTCTAATAGATGCAGCATCAGGAGAAATTATATATAAAAAAAATGAGGATATCCCTCTTCCCTCGGTCAGTCTATCAAAAATGATGACAGAATATATTGTGTTGGAGCATATACATGAAGGTACGATAAAATGGGATGATCGTGTGAAAATCAGTAAAAATGCTTTACACACAGCAGGAGAAAACATCGATATAACAACTAAAGATCGTATAACAGTTCGTGACTTATTTCATGCGATGATACTTGCATCCGACAACATTGCGGCAGTTTCCTTAGCAGAACATATTTCTAAAAATGAACAACGTTTCACAGGATTAATGAATGAAAAAGCGAAACAGCTACAGTTATCTAGCGACTCTTATTTTATAAATGCAACTGGACTTACAAATGAACAAAATAAAGAATCCAAAATGACTGCTTTAGATGCCTCGAAATTAGCTCAGCATGTAATAAAAGACTATCCATTCATATTGGAAATGACTCAATTAACCTCTTACAAATTCACCTTCAAAGATATACATGTTTTCAATACAAATAAAATGTTGTATTCACTTGATAAAAAAGTAAAGTTTAAAGGAGTCGAAGGCTTACAAACTAGCTTCACAAATGCTGCAGGATATAGTTTCACAGGAACAGCCAAACAAGGAAATAAAAGACTCATTTCTGTTGTGATGGGGACAAGCGGAGAAGATAGTATGTTTATTGAAACAAAAAAATTATTTACTTATGGATTCAAGCCTTCACAAAATTCTTCTCTTCAATCTTTAAAGAATTTTGCGGAATCATGGACATGTTTGCTTCAATTTAAAAATTTATTTTTGCAAATTGTAACGTTTTTGGTCATTATATTAGGTTTGCTTTTTCTTCATACACGTATGAAAAATACAGAGGATTTTTAA
- a CDS encoding DUF3997 domain-containing protein: MIEVVDSRGEAIENVLYAYGNCINAKGLIISIDDLVCLKGDEWWYGDDGNFFVHPLHMRLLIQQQPVEIFSTEEEYRQVGIEIEPFTMTKLARYLSFLEGVLLMKHRLMFFKMSVISLLLLTGCAGVSDYDVDLPGDYSIVRSSAHNVTIAPKEGSGGWGSAVIPTKVTEVAWDKNYIIAKQVDLKQDPKNKNYHIPNKQNYHYWILDIKTGKVTGPLDDESLKEKRTEFKISNDVFLNEIEKIKLATS, from the coding sequence GTGATAGAAGTTGTCGATTCTAGAGGCGAAGCTATTGAAAATGTACTGTACGCATATGGAAACTGCATTAATGCGAAGGGCCTCATCATCAGCATTGATGATCTAGTTTGCTTGAAAGGTGATGAATGGTGGTATGGCGATGACGGGAATTTTTTTGTACATCCTTTACATATGAGACTACTAATCCAGCAACAGCCAGTAGAGATATTTTCGACAGAAGAAGAATATAGACAGGTGGGGATCGAAATAGAGCCGTTTACAATGACAAAGTTGGCTCGTTATTTGAGTTTTTTGGAGGGGGTTTTGTTAATGAAGCATAGATTAATGTTTTTTAAAATGTCAGTAATATCTTTATTATTATTGACAGGCTGTGCGGGTGTGTCTGATTATGATGTTGATTTACCAGGAGATTATTCTATTGTAAGATCTTCGGCTCATAATGTTACCATAGCTCCCAAAGAAGGAAGTGGTGGTTGGGGAAGTGCTGTAATACCTACTAAAGTTACTGAAGTTGCTTGGGACAAAAATTATATTATTGCTAAACAAGTTGATTTGAAACAGGACCCCAAAAATAAGAATTATCATATTCCTAATAAACAGAATTATCATTATTGGATATTAGATATTAAGACAGGCAAAGTAACGGGTCCTTTAGATGATGAGAGCTTAAAAGAGAAAAGAACTGAATTTAAAATATCTAATGATGTTTTTTTAAATGAAATAGAGAAAATAAAATTAGCTACTTCTTAA
- a CDS encoding LysR family transcriptional regulator has protein sequence MDIRKMRYFIMVAEELNFSRAAERLRMAQPPLSQEIRKLEEELGVQLFHRTKRMVELTDAGKIFLEGARQTLFQVDRTIKETQLADEGKIGHLIIGFVDSTEIVIDILKKFRERFPKIHLVLREMTTEQQLKALYEKQIHIGFIRSKQNNGILFSEVCSDESLRLVLHQDHPLASLPKISLELLIDEPFILFPRHFGPNFYDLIISYFWDHGVSLNIVQEAIQMQTIVNLVAAGMGVSVVPSSVENYKRPGVIYKEIQETTPKVNLYVGWRQDEKSAVLDHFLTVAREVYSISQLNHKE, from the coding sequence ATGGACATTCGGAAAATGCGATATTTTATAATGGTGGCAGAAGAATTGAATTTTAGTCGTGCAGCAGAACGTCTTAGGATGGCACAACCTCCTTTAAGCCAAGAAATCCGTAAATTAGAAGAAGAATTGGGAGTTCAACTTTTTCATCGAACAAAAAGAATGGTTGAACTCACGGATGCTGGGAAGATATTTTTAGAAGGAGCTCGGCAAACTCTGTTTCAAGTAGATAGAACCATTAAAGAAACACAGCTTGCAGATGAAGGGAAAATAGGGCATCTAATAATCGGTTTTGTCGATTCTACAGAAATCGTTATAGATATTCTTAAAAAATTTCGAGAACGTTTTCCTAAAATCCATCTTGTATTACGTGAAATGACAACGGAGCAGCAACTAAAAGCACTTTATGAAAAACAAATTCATATTGGATTTATTCGTTCTAAACAGAACAATGGGATACTATTTTCTGAAGTTTGTTCTGATGAATCTTTAAGATTAGTTTTACATCAAGACCACCCTTTGGCCTCGTTACCCAAAATTTCACTCGAACTATTAATTGATGAACCATTTATTTTGTTTCCGCGTCATTTTGGTCCGAATTTTTATGATTTAATTATTAGCTACTTTTGGGATCATGGAGTAAGTTTAAATATTGTTCAAGAAGCTATTCAAATGCAAACTATTGTTAATTTAGTTGCAGCAGGAATGGGAGTTTCTGTCGTTCCATCGTCGGTGGAAAATTATAAACGCCCTGGGGTTATCTATAAAGAAATCCAAGAAACTACACCAAAAGTAAATCTATATGTTGGATGGAGACAAGATGAAAAATCTGCAGTGTTAGATCATTTCTTAACAGTTGCTAGAGAAGTTTATTCGATTTCACAACTTAATCACAAAGAATAA
- a CDS encoding aldo/keto reductase family protein: protein MEFSKLGNSGLTISKIAYGNWINHGGKVDENTANECVKAALDVGITTFDTADVYSDTKAEEVLGRSLQGIRREGIELCTKVCHPTGTGQNDKGLSRKHILENCNASLRRLQTDYIDVYYAHRFDPTTPLEETMLAFADLVRQGKVLYIGVSEWTAEQITRGAALARELNIPFIASQPQYSMLWRVIETDVIPTCQREGLGQVVWSPVAQGVLTGKYQPGKPVPTQSRANSSAGKPFFHKLAQRWMNDNVLTAIQKLEPIAQEIDLTLAQLAVAWVLQNQNVSSAIIGASSPEQVRENAFAAGVKLEPEIMNQIDEVLEGFVEYDSSKTG from the coding sequence ATGGAGTTTAGTAAACTTGGCAATAGCGGATTAACAATAAGCAAGATTGCATACGGGAACTGGATAAATCATGGGGGTAAAGTAGATGAGAATACTGCAAATGAGTGTGTTAAAGCTGCACTAGATGTCGGTATAACAACGTTTGATACTGCTGATGTTTATTCAGACACTAAAGCTGAAGAAGTACTCGGCCGGTCTTTACAAGGTATACGACGGGAGGGCATTGAACTATGTACAAAGGTGTGTCATCCGACTGGGACTGGGCAAAACGATAAAGGTTTATCACGAAAACATATTCTAGAAAATTGTAATGCATCTTTGCGTCGGTTACAGACCGACTACATTGATGTCTATTATGCACACAGATTTGACCCAACTACTCCTCTTGAAGAAACGATGTTAGCTTTCGCAGATCTTGTAAGACAGGGTAAAGTTCTTTATATCGGTGTAAGTGAGTGGACAGCAGAACAAATCACCCGCGGAGCAGCACTTGCACGAGAATTGAATATTCCATTCATCGCTAGCCAGCCTCAGTACTCGATGTTGTGGCGAGTTATCGAAACTGATGTGATACCAACCTGTCAACGTGAGGGACTTGGGCAAGTAGTATGGTCTCCTGTCGCACAAGGTGTTCTCACCGGAAAATATCAACCCGGTAAACCAGTACCAACTCAATCACGTGCTAATTCGTCTGCTGGCAAACCATTTTTTCATAAACTTGCACAACGTTGGATGAATGACAATGTACTCACTGCTATCCAGAAGCTCGAACCCATCGCACAAGAGATTGACCTTACCCTCGCTCAACTCGCAGTAGCTTGGGTACTGCAAAATCAGAATGTTTCCTCAGCAATTATCGGTGCCTCAAGTCCGGAACAGGTAAGAGAGAATGCATTCGCTGCTGGTGTCAAACTGGAACCTGAAATAATGAATCAGATTGATGAAGTACTAGAAGGTTTCGTTGAGTACGATTCGAGTAAAACAGGTTAA
- a CDS encoding histidine phosphatase family protein, with product MDLIFIRHGQGEHTLELSKSLQIADPFLTEHGRNQAEELKSALPISSSDLLVISPLRRTLQTASIWSDSITCEKYVSPLVSPRTFPLLTEDRTLPCDQMLSIDSIRKDFPHFQIHNTNDDLWKKGINCMPHKEFNSIAKNFLLWCKVIRKKKVFIVSHDGTITAYREILTKQKLTREDFLGETGWIRINVNL from the coding sequence ATGGATTTAATATTTATTAGACATGGGCAAGGAGAACACACCTTAGAACTATCTAAAAGTCTTCAAATAGCCGATCCTTTTTTGACAGAACACGGAAGAAATCAAGCTGAAGAATTAAAAAGTGCGCTACCGATAAGCTCAAGCGATTTATTAGTCATCAGTCCTCTTAGGAGAACATTACAAACAGCATCCATATGGAGTGATTCAATTACTTGTGAAAAATACGTAAGTCCCTTGGTTTCCCCAAGAACGTTTCCTTTACTAACAGAAGATAGAACATTACCTTGTGATCAAATGTTGTCCATTGATTCAATTAGAAAAGATTTTCCGCATTTTCAAATACATAATACCAATGATGATTTATGGAAAAAAGGAATCAATTGTATGCCTCATAAGGAATTCAACTCAATTGCAAAAAATTTTCTCCTATGGTGTAAAGTCATAAGAAAGAAAAAGGTCTTTATCGTTTCCCATGATGGAACAATTACAGCATATCGTGAAATCTTAACGAAACAAAAACTTACAAGAGAAGACTTCCTTGGTGAAACAGGGTGGATTAGAATAAATGTCAATTTGTAG
- a CDS encoding VOC family protein has translation MIQSIYETHLHVRNLEKAIDFYQNKLGLALARKLSKRRVAFFWVGENKKQMLGLWEIHNIEDFETKHFAFGVDLEFLKTSKLWLEKRGIEVIGSQGKGNQEPIVQRWMPAASVYFLDCDGNKLEFISMLHDNPDELEYASYLSEWDAEHQEK, from the coding sequence ATGATACAGAGCATATACGAAACTCATTTACATGTAAGAAATTTAGAAAAGGCGATAGATTTCTATCAAAATAAGTTAGGGTTAGCATTAGCAAGAAAACTATCTAAAAGAAGAGTGGCTTTCTTTTGGGTAGGAGAAAATAAAAAACAAATGCTTGGACTATGGGAAATACATAATATTGAAGACTTTGAGACGAAACACTTTGCTTTTGGTGTAGATTTAGAGTTTTTAAAGACTTCTAAATTGTGGTTAGAAAAGCGTGGAATAGAAGTGATAGGAAGTCAGGGAAAAGGGAATCAAGAGCCAATTGTCCAAAGATGGATGCCAGCTGCAAGTGTATATTTTCTGGATTGTGATGGAAATAAATTAGAGTTTATTTCTATGCTACATGATAATCCAGACGAATTAGAATATGCATCCTATTTAAGTGAATGGGATGCGGAGCACCAAGAAAAATAA
- a CDS encoding mannose/fructose/sorbose PTS transporter subunit IIA, with protein sequence MVGIILASHGEFAEGILQSGAMIFGEQENVKAVTLMPSEGPDDLRAKMEAAVASFDNQDEVLFLVDLWGGTPFNQANGLYEEHKDNWAIVAGMNLPMVIEAYASRLSMMSAQEIAAHIVKTAKEGVRIKPEELEPKENTDTAVAEDGQAKGTLAPDTVVGDGKIKFVLVRVDSRLLHGQVATAWTKSTQPNRIIIVSDAVSRDDLRKKLIEQAAPPGVKANVIPISKMIEVAKDPRFGNTNALVLFENPLDVLRVIEGGVDIKEVNVGSMAHSTGKVVVSKVLSMGREDVEAFEKMKEKGIQFDVRKVPNDSRANMDDILKKAKVELA encoded by the coding sequence ATGGTAGGGATTATCCTAGCAAGCCATGGCGAATTTGCTGAAGGCATCTTACAATCTGGCGCAATGATTTTTGGAGAACAAGAAAACGTTAAGGCTGTTACCTTAATGCCAAGCGAAGGTCCAGACGATTTGAGAGCAAAAATGGAAGCAGCAGTTGCATCTTTTGATAATCAAGATGAAGTATTATTCTTAGTCGATCTATGGGGCGGTACTCCATTCAATCAAGCTAACGGCTTGTATGAAGAACACAAAGACAATTGGGCAATCGTTGCTGGTATGAATTTACCAATGGTGATTGAAGCTTATGCATCCCGTTTATCAATGATGTCTGCTCAAGAAATCGCAGCACATATCGTTAAAACGGCAAAAGAAGGGGTTAGAATTAAACCTGAAGAGCTAGAACCCAAAGAAAATACTGATACCGCAGTTGCTGAAGATGGACAAGCAAAAGGTACGCTTGCTCCAGATACAGTAGTTGGTGACGGGAAAATCAAGTTCGTTTTAGTCCGTGTGGATTCTCGTTTATTGCATGGTCAGGTAGCGACTGCATGGACAAAGTCTACACAACCAAATCGTATTATCATAGTTTCAGATGCAGTGTCTAGAGACGACCTTCGTAAGAAATTGATCGAACAGGCGGCACCACCGGGGGTTAAGGCAAATGTTATTCCAATCAGCAAAATGATTGAAGTTGCAAAAGATCCCCGTTTTGGTAACACTAATGCACTAGTATTATTTGAAAACCCACTAGATGTCCTAAGAGTTATTGAGGGTGGTGTGGATATTAAAGAAGTTAACGTTGGTTCTATGGCTCATTCAACCGGTAAAGTTGTCGTTAGTAAGGTACTTTCTATGGGACGAGAAGATGTTGAGGCTTTCGAGAAAATGAAAGAAAAAGGCATTCAGTTTGATGTACGTAAAGTACCTAATGATTCTCGTGCAAACATGGATGACATTCTAAAAAAAGCGAAGGTTGAATTAGCATAG
- a CDS encoding PTS mannose/fructose/sorbose transporter subunit IIC, with the protein MSTIEIVLVILIAFLAGMEGILDEFQFHQPLVACTLIGLVTGNLEAGIVLGGTLQMIALGWANIGAAVAPDAALASVASAIILVLGGQGVSGVASAIAVAVPLAVAGLFLTMIVRTLAVPIVHMMDTAAEEGNIKKIEVLHIAAVCLQGIRIAIPAGALLFIPAQSVQGFLESMPAWLTDGMAIGGGMVVAVGYALVINMMATKEVWPFFIIGFVIAAISELTLIALGALGVALALIYLSLSKMGGSSNGGGGNSGDPLGDILNDY; encoded by the coding sequence ATGTCTACTATAGAAATAGTTTTAGTAATACTAATTGCTTTTCTAGCTGGTATGGAAGGAATATTAGATGAATTTCAATTCCATCAACCACTAGTGGCATGTACATTAATCGGTTTAGTAACAGGTAACTTGGAGGCTGGTATTGTTCTTGGCGGTACACTTCAAATGATTGCACTTGGATGGGCAAATATCGGGGCAGCCGTAGCGCCAGATGCTGCATTGGCATCAGTTGCATCAGCAATTATTTTAGTATTAGGTGGACAAGGTGTTAGCGGTGTTGCATCAGCAATCGCAGTAGCGGTTCCACTTGCAGTAGCAGGCCTTTTCTTAACAATGATCGTTCGTACACTTGCTGTCCCTATCGTACACATGATGGATACGGCAGCTGAAGAAGGAAATATTAAAAAAATCGAAGTGTTACACATCGCTGCGGTGTGTTTACAAGGGATCCGAATTGCGATTCCTGCAGGAGCACTTTTATTTATCCCTGCACAAAGCGTTCAAGGATTCTTGGAATCAATGCCTGCATGGTTGACTGACGGAATGGCTATTGGTGGTGGAATGGTTGTTGCTGTTGGTTATGCATTAGTTATTAATATGATGGCAACAAAAGAGGTATGGCCATTCTTCATTATTGGTTTCGTAATAGCCGCAATTTCTGAATTAACACTTATTGCACTTGGTGCATTGGGTGTGGCTTTAGCTCTTATTTACTTGAGTCTTTCTAAAATGGGTGGTTCTTCAAATGGCGGTGGAGGCAACTCTGGCGACCCACTTGGCGATATCTTAAACGATTATTAA